CACCCACTCGTGCCTGGTCACTGTCAGCCATGATGAGAAAGGGAAGCCCCCCCTCATTGACCTTCAAGACTGCAACATCAGTCTTTGCATCGACCCCAATAATCTCCGCTTCAAGCTCTCGTCCGTCAACAAGCCGTACACTCACTCCATCCACATTTTCAATAACATGGTTGTTGGTGAGCACGTATCCGTCACTGCTGATAATGACACCAGAACCCAGACCTTCTGATTTGGGTTTATCATCTTCCTCATCGCGCTCGCCGAAGAACTTTTTAAGAAACGGATCGTCTTGAAATTGCTCAGGCAGTTGATAGCGCTGCCCTTCGAGTAGTTTAGAAGTCGCAACGCTGACCACGGCAGGTGTTACGTTGTCCAACATATCAGCATAACTGGCCATCCTTCCCCGATTCGACCGATCCAAAGGCGTGTCGTCCCACACAATATCGGGAAGTTCACGCGTCTCAATGTTGGTGACTGCGTGAGAATGGCCCAAAACAAGGGCCCAAGAGGTGAAAATCGAAACTAGGTAACGCAATTTCATGAATCCAAAACGACAAGAGCGAGAAACGAAGGTTTCTAGCTAAATTAGACTGATAGTCATAGCATCAGTTGAAGCTCTTGGGAATTCCTTTCGGAATCAGCCAGCGTTGCTCTCAGAACCGTCCTTCGTTTTCAGGCGAAAAAGACTGGATACACTTTCACTCAGGTGAGTTCGCATAATAGCTTTCCCCATCAGCTCGGCGATACTGATGACTGTGACAGGCACCCCCGTATCGCCCGCATCGACAGGAGTAGAGTTTGTGGTAATGAGTTCATCTAAAGGGCCATCCTTGAGACGCTTGTGCGCATATTCGTTGAGCACGCCGTGGCTCACACAAGCTCGCACCTTGGTAGCACCATGCGCACGTACGATCTCCGCTGCAGCGGTCAAAGTTCCAGCTGTTTCAGTAATGTCGTCTACAATAAGCACTTCCTTACCTTCCACATCGCCCACTACGCTTTCTGCCTCTACATTGGCGGCATCAATGCGCTTCTTGGCGACGACACCAAAGGGACACCCAAGGATATTGGCATAAGCAGCGGCCATTTTCATACTGCCAACATCAGGGGAGATAACGACAGTGTTTTCCGTGTCAGTATGGGTAAGTAGGTATTCATAAAATACCGGAGACGCGTAAAGGTGATCCACTGGCACATCGAAGAAACCCACAATTTGCTGTGCGTGCAGATCCATAGTAAGGATACGATTGGCCCCAGCGCAGACCAAAAGATTGGCTACTAGCTTTGATGTGATGGGCACACGTGGCTGATCCTTTCTATCCTGGCGGGCATAACCAAAGAAGGGAATGACTGCGGTAATCCGACTGGCAGAAGCACGTCGAGCTGCATCGATAAAGATGAGCAGCTCCATGAGGTGCTGATTAGGTGGATAACAAATAGACTGAATAATAAAAACATCTCGGCCGCGGATATTCTCATTAATTTTGGCAAAGCTTTCCCCATTGGGGAACTTGGTAACCTCGGCTGCACCGAGCGGGATACCGAGGTAGTCACAAATCTCCTCTGCAAGCGGGATATTGGAATTACAGCTGAATACTTTTAGTTTATTAGGGGTGATGAGAGCTTCCTCTTCAGTCATGGATCGGATGTCGGATGGGTTTCGAGCTTGTCGACTCTACGGAATAGGTCGGGAAGTTTTTTGCGGAGCACATTGAACTTTTGTGCTTGGAAATATGGCATTGCTGGATCGCCAGACACAAAGCTTTTAGCAGGTAAATTTGAATAGACGTTGGTCGATCCGCCAATTTGACAGAAGTCACCGATAGATAAGTGACCAGAAACTCCGGACTTACCGCCTAGTAAAACAAAATCGCCAATCGAAGTACTTCCTGCCACTCCCACTTGAGCGGCCAGAAAGCACCCTTTCCCAATCGTTACGTTGTGTGCGATCTGGACCTGATTATCGATCTTCGTCCCCTGCCCGATTCGGGTTTCGTCAAAACGTGCACGATCGATGGTGGTATTGGAGCCCACATCGACATGATCTTCGAGCACAACAATGCCCACCTGTGGAGAGCGGAGGTGTTGACCATCCACGGTCTCATAACCAAAACCTTCAGAGCCAATTACTGCTCCGGAATGCACGATGCAGTCGGATCCAAGCTTGCAGTAATCCATGATCGTCGCACGAGGCTTCAAAACACAATCGTCCCCAAGTTCAGCAAAAGGTCCCACATAAGCATGCGCATGGATCTCACTATTTTCGCCTACCTTTGCACCCTCTTCAATTACAGCAAAAGGCCCCACAAAAACAGAATCAGCCAGCTGTACAGAATCATGAATGCTCGCGGTATCATGAACACCTGACTCCCGCTTGGGGCTGAGCTGGTGCTGGATGTTTTCGCAAATGAGATCTATTGCCCGCGAAGGATTTCCGTGCAGCAGGTATATTTGCTCCTTCGAAGGATCACACTCGTAGTCTTCCGGAAGAATGAGCACGCTGGCTTTACAATCTGGAACCGCCTTGCGGTACTTCTTCCCGGATAAGAAAGAGAGATCTCCCGCCTGCGCAGAATCAAGAGATGCGATGCCATTGATTTCACCTTCCCACGATCCCTTGATGGATATGGGAGAAGTCAAATTTAGAACCAGTTCAAGATTCAGTTCAAAGCATGGCATCGACAAAAAAAACCCTGCTTCTAAACGAAACAGGGTTCAATTGGAAAAGTGTTAAATTTGCGGAGCGACTTGAGAATTTCAGTTGCACGTTGGTGGCAGGAGTTTCCCCCTCCATCTGGGTAGGCTTCAAAAAATCTAAAACTCTAGTTTGCTGGCTCATCTACCGGAGCAACAGGTGCATCTGCATTGAGAACGTCGAGCACTTCGTCCGTCGTATCCCATGCCGGGTTGGCATAGATCACAGATGGAAGTCCGATGTTTGTTCCGGTTGAAATGTCGAAGACTAAGTCAGCACCTTTCTGCTGAGCTACCTCAAGGATCACCGTCTTAATCTCCTCGAGCATGAACTGGCGTTGCGTAGCCTGCTGTTGGCTGAGCTGGCTATTGGTGCTTTGGCGAAACATTTGAACTTCCTGCTGCATGCTGCGGATCTTCTCCATTTGGAGGTCGGCATCCTTCTCAGCTTCAATACGAGCTTCGTCTGAGAGTGCAGGGTTCTGAGCCTGTTCGATCATGGTCTTATAGGCTTCCACTTCTGTTTCCCCGGAAGCGATCATTTCATCGAGCTGAGCCTTAGCGGTATCAAATCGACCCTGGATTTTATCACCAGCTTCCTTGGTTTTGTAATAGTTGTCATACAAGGTGGCGACATCGATCGTCATGATTGAATGCTCCGCTACCGCTTGTTGGACCAAAGCGAAAGGAAGCGCCACAAGAGCGACACTGAGTAAGAACGTTTTCATGGGCTTAAGAATCAAGTTAAATTTTGTTTAGAAGCGAGTACCAAAATTGAAGTTAAATTGGGCTCCTTCATCATTGGTGTAAATGAGTTCACCGAACTCGTCTTTGATGGTGGTAGAGTTCATCGGAATTGCATAATCAAGGCGAAGAGGAGTTCCCATAACCATGAGCGTAATACCTACACCCACGTTATCACTCCACCAATCCATTCCAAAATCAACAAATCCCCGATTCACGAGACCCCCATCGTAAAAAGCTGAAATACGCACCTGCTCAGAGATACTGTAGAAATACTCCGCAGTAAACATGGCGTACGTCTGACCTCCCTTTGGTTCGAAAGTCGGAAACGAACGATATCGAGGATTCCCATTTTCATCCCGAAAAATTCCTCCAAAGGGATCTCGTAATGGCTCCCCCATATCGACCGGTCCAACCATACGATAATCATACCCACGGACCGTATTTGGGCCACCTAGAAAGTATTGCTCTGCGAAAGGAAGACGTTTCGTGTCATCATAGCCAAAACCAACTCCAGCTCTCATATCGAGCAGGATACCCTGCCCTAACTCAAACGTAGGTATCCAGGTAGCTCCTAGAAATTCGACCTTCCCGAAATCTTGAGTACCTCCCAAGGGGCCCCCAGCAACGGTGTTGATCAACTGCAACCGCATTCCCTTGGTAGTGAAAAGAAGCTTGTCCCGCGTATCGCGTGCGAGGGCTACAGACACCCGGGAAACGGTACTATTGATCTCGTTCCGTCTTAAATCCAATTCCTCTTCCTTGAAAAAATTTCGGAATGCGAACGGAATCTGGCTAAAGAAGTCCAGAGTCACGTCTTCCAACCCGTAACCGATGCGTCCTTCGATCAGTCCAAAGAGGCGTTTTCTTACAAATACCTCAAACCCAGCTCGGGTTTCCTGATAGAGGGTACTTAAGAAGTCGGACTCCTGGTTGTAGATTTGGAAACCAAACGCTAACTGGTAAAAATAGTTATCCAGAAAATAAGGCTCTTCAAAATAGATACTCATTTGAGAGGACCGTGAACCCGCTTCTAAACGGATACGCAGCTTTTGCCCATCTCCTTGAAAGAAGGACCTGAAATTAAAGAGGTCAAAATTTCCCTGAGTAATTTCGATAAATCCAACCGCTCTTTGGATAGAAGAAAAACCAGCTCCAAAGGTGAAGTTACCCGTACGTCCTTCTTTCACAGTAACTTTGAAGTTCCGCCGTTGTGGGATATTGGTTGGCTCATCTGTTACTTCAACTCCACCGGCATCATCAAACCAACGCGTATTTTCTAGGCGCTGCTTACTGACCTTCATGCGAACCAAATCAAAGGGCATTCCAGGAGCCAGGGATAACTCCCGCAGGATCACCACACTCTTCGTCTTGGTGTTACCTTCAATAACAATGGATTCTACGCGAAAGCGCTCTCCTTCAGTAACCGCAAACTCAAGGTCAATAGCCCCCGTTTCCAAGTTAGGGATCCGTTGAACATTGATTCGGCAATCTAGATACCCGACCGACCCGTAAAAGTCGGAGAGTGCTTCATTCGCTTCGTCAATTTCTTCAGGGGCAAATACATCCCCTTCTTTAATTTCAATGCCCTGTACGAGTAGATCAGATGGGAAAAGTTCATTTCCGGTAACAGAAATTCTGCCGATATGATACTGCTTCCCTTCGGTAAATGGGATGTTTATGACCAAGCGACCTTCTCGGCTATAGTCATACTCGATTTGATCCTCAGCAATATCTGCATCCAGAAAACCTTCCTCTCGGGCATATGCAAGAGCTTCAATTAAATCTTCTTCGAACTGCGTCTCATCTAACTTGCCAGAACCCGTGAGCCAGGAAATCCAATTCCAGGGCCGAGTCTTCATCTGCTTTATCAGCTTCTTGTTTTTGATTTCCTGAGCACCGACAAAATTGATCTCACTAACACGAACTTTTGGACCTTCATCGATGGTAAAGGTGATTTCTCCGAAACCAGTGTCTGGATCGCGATCAATCGAATAATCGATAGATGCCTGCGTGAATCCACGTTTTTGGTAGAATTCGAAAAGCTTTTGAGAATCCTCCTTAACCAATCGCTCATTCAGGGACGCATTGGCTCGAGTAGAGATTTCTTTTCTCAGGCGCTTTTCTTTAATCCGATAATTTCCGTCATAGTAGATGGCCAACACCCGATATTTTGACTTCACCCGAAAGATTAGATCCTTTGTGTCAGCATCCACCTCTCTCTGTTTTACGTCAATATACTCGAACAGACCGGTACTGTACAGTGAACGTAATGAATCATCAACGATCGCTTCACTATAAGGCATGCCGGAACGAACCTGCATGTTTGAACGGAGCACTGCTTCGTTAACATTCTGTACACCAATAAACTCGATTTCAACCTTCCCAATAGTCACATCCCTTTGCGGGAGTTGTGCAGCTAGGTAGGTTGCTCCGAGTAGCGGTATGGCCAGGATAAGTGCCTGAGTCAGTCTAGTAACCAGACTCATGATCAGATTGCGGCGAATAATTCTCAAAGCGGGTGTATTCCTTACGAAAGGTTAATTTCAGTTCTCCTACTGGTCCATTGCGCTGCTTGGCAACGATTAAATCGGCGACGTTTCCAATTGTCTGAAACTCGTCTTCTGAGTCCTTTGGTTTGGAGAGTAAAAGTACGACATCAGCATCCTGTTCAATTGATCCTGATTCTCTCAAATCAGACAGTCTGGGCTTTCTTTTTTCTTTCTCCATATCACGGTTCAGCTGACTCAAGACAATCACCGGAACTTCAAGTTCCTTCGCCAAGCCCTTTATCCCACGAGAGATTTCAGATATTTGCTGTTCACGACCCACAGAGGGGTTTGTCCCAGCTAAAAGTTGTAGATAATCGACTACCACAAGCCCTACAGAACGTCCGTATTTGTTTTGAATCCTGGAGGCAATCCGGCGCGATTTGGCCCGAAGTTCCATAATGGTTATATTACTGGAATCATCGATAACAATGGGAGCTTTCTTCAGCTCAATCGCAGCCTCGGCCAGCAACTGTTTTTCCTCAGCAGAGCAAAACCCATCCTGCAATCGACTCATCGATACCCGAGCCCGTGCGCATAGAAGACGCATACCAAGGTCTTGGTGACTCATTTCCAAACTGAAAATGATCGTGGGAGATCCTTCTTCGCCTTTGGCTGTGGCCACTGATTCAGCAATGTTCATCGCCAAGCTGGTTTTACCCATGGATGGCCGCGCTGCGAGAACGATCATGTTACTCTTCTGCATACCAAGGGTCAGAGCATCCAGATCTTTAAGCCCGGTAGAAACACCCCGCATAGATCCCTTCCCCTCGAGGAAGGAATGGACCATGGCTACTGCAGCATCAATGGTAGTAGAAATATCACGGGATGCGTCTTCCGACTTATCCATCCCAATTTCAAAGATCTCAGTTTCTACGGCCTGCAAAAACTCGGCGAGATTCTCCTGCTCTTCAAAGCAACGTTCCACGGTGTGAGTGGAGGAACGAATCAATCGACGGAGAAGGTATTTGGTCCGAACAATATCGAGAAAGTGATTGGCGTGGGCCGTGGTCTCGATCCGGTCCATGATTTGGTTGATCCCCGGAATACCACCCACCATTTCCAGTTGGTTCTTATTGGCGAGTTCCTCAGCCAGGAGGATTTCGTCTACAGCGGTCTTTTTCTCATAGAGAGAAACAATCGATTCGTAGATGATTTGGTGAGTGGCCACATAGAAACCTTCGGCAGGAAGATTTCGCTCCAAGCAGAGCGGCAACACTTCGCTACTGTCGAGGATACAAGATGCCAATAACCCCTGCTCTGCCTCAACATTGTGGGGCATGGTCCGACCTACGAGGCCTCCGCTAGAGTCAGAGTCTCTCTTCGACCTGCCAGCACGATTAGCGTACTGGCTGCCCGATGCTTGTGAGGAACGAGAAGAGGTTGCCATCAGATGAGTAAATTTGGGCTAGAAACTAGCCTCTATTCCTCATCTTCGTGCAGAGGTACTACTTCAAACTCGAAGTCTACCACTACTTCAGGATGCAACTTGATCTCGATTGTGTGTTTACCCAACTCCTTGATCGGAGTTTTTAGCTGAATCTGTTTCCGATCCAGCTCAATACCAGCTTCGGTGATGTGCTCGAGTAAATCCTTAGCAGTAACCGCACCGAACATCTTGCCTTCTTCACCAGCACGTACTTGCACGGCAATGTGAATGCCTTCGATCCGGCCCTTTAAGGCCTCGGCTTCTTGAATATCTTTTGCTTCGCGTGAAGCACGCGCCACTTTAAGTGATTCGATTTGCTTACGGTTAGAGGCAGTCAAAGGAACTGCGATCTTCTGCGGAATTAGGTAATTCCGGGCAAAACCGGCCTTTACTTTTGCTTCGTCCCCTTCGGCACCAAGGCCTTCTACGGGTTTGAGTAATAAAACATCTGCTGTCGCCATGATTAATTAAATTATAGGTTCAAAATGGTACGTCGTCTTCTTCAATATCGTCGGCCGGAGCTTTCGGTTCGGCAACTCTTGGCGGAGGGCTATTGCGCTCAACATGAGAACCACCTTCGTTGGAATCACCTCCGGAGCCGCCGCGGTCACCGGTAAACTGGAAGTTCTCCAGGACTACACCGAGCTTGCTTCTTTTTTCCCCTTGGGGCGTTTCCCAGCTATCCAGTTTCAACCGTCCTTCTACCAAGAGAGCACGGCCTTTGGACATATATTTGGAAATCGTTTCAGCCTGACGACCAAAGGCATCAATATCCACATAAGTTACTTCTTCTTTCCGTTCGCCGTCCTTGGTTTGATAGACGCGATTGGTAGCCATGGAGAGTTTGCAAATACTCAATCCGCTAGCAGTAACCCTGAGTTCAGGGTCACGGGTAAGATTGCCCATGAGAATAACTTTGTTAAAGGATGCCATTGAATCGGAGGTTGAGTTGAAAATCAGGATTGAACAATGATCCGATAGACAACTTTATCCAAGCGGAATTTTGTCTGAACATCGTCAGCAAATGACCCTGGAGCTTCAACAGTGAGTTCGAAGTAGTGACCGGCGGTAAAATGACGATCCGTCACACGAACAAATTCGCGACGCCCAAGGTCGTTTTCCTTGGTCACGGTGGCGTCAATAGTCGCTAGTTTTTCCTTCACATCCTCAAGTAATTCGGGAACGGACTTCTCCTGTTCGCGTGTGTCGAGAATGATGGTAGTCTTATAGGTTGATTTAATGAGCGTCATGCTTTGCTTTTCTTTTATTGAATTGATTCATGGCAATGGTCACTCCCCGATGGAGAAGTAAGTCCAGTGCCTGATGGTAATGGTCCATCTGATGTTTGATCACGTCTGTCTCTGATTTTGAAAATTTTCCCAGTACAAAATCCGCCAAGTCAACTTCAGGCGGGTATTTGCCACCAAGGCCGACACGAAAACGGATGAACCGGCGGCCCACTTTGTTGAAAAGATCCTCGATACCGTTGTGCCCTCCGGCTCCCCCATCCTGATTTATTTTCAAGCGGCCCAGATCGAGGTTAATGTCATCGTAAACGACTACGAGTTCCTCAAGAGGGATCTTGAAATAGTTCAAAAGCTTGGAGAGGGCATCTCCACTCAGATTCATAAAAGTCTGAGGTTTGATGAAGTGCACCTTTCGGGGGCCTCGCTTCCAGGTATATATATTACTGAGAAACTTGGCTTCCTCTTTCCAGGATCCGCCCAACTTCTCAACATAGGCATCAACAACCTGGAAACCCACATTGTGGCGGGTGTCCTGGTAGGATTTCCCCGGATTGCCGAGACCGGCAATTACGGAGACAGACATTTTCAAAGAACAGAATTAAAAAACGGATTAAGACTCCCCTTCTTCGGAAGCGTCTTCATCAGTTTTTTCTTGAGCTCCAGAGTCTCCTTCTGCCGCAGCTTCTGCTACTTCGGCTTCTGGTTCTTCTTCGCGCATCGCACCGGCCACACTTGCAATCAGCGTGTCCTCATGCGTAATAAAAGTAACTCCCTCAATGGCAGGAAGATCACTGACATGAAGGGAGTCGCCAACATTAAGGCCGGATACATCCACTTCGATAAAATTAGGAATATCACTCGGACGAGAACGAACTTCGACCTCGTGAAGCTGCGTTTCGAGTGTTCCGCCGTCATTTTTCACGCCAGCAGGTTCACCGAGATAGTGTAATGAGGCTTGAGCAGTAATCTCCTCACCACGGGTGACTTCATGAAAGTCCACATGGATATAATAATCCTTAATCGGATGACGCTGAACCTCCTGGACTAGAGCCATCACTTCCTCCTTGCCTTCCATAAGTGTCACCAGTGGAGTAATCCCCAACAAGTCTTTCTGGAGTTTCGCAAACTCTTTGCTATCAAGAGATACGGAGCGTGATTCGCCTTTGCTATAGATTACGCCCGGGAATCTTCCGGTGTTGCGGAGGCGGCGGTTTGCACCGCGGCCTATATCCTGGCGAGCGTCGACTGAAATACTTAGTTCTGACATGGTTTTGAAAATCTTGATATCCGGCATTTAGACAGACCGGGACTAAGGAAAAAGCGTGTGACAGTACCAGTTGGCTTTTAGAAATCAACTAAAAGATCGAAAAAAATAGAGGGGGCCAAAACTTTTTTTCAAGATGTCAGAAGCAAAGGTTGACATTTAGATCCAAAATCCAAATCTCACCCGTTCTTTCTAATGCTGCCCGGTAGCTCAGTGGTAGAGCAGGTGACTGTTAATCACTTGGTCGCTGGTTCGAATCCAGCCCGGGCAGCCATTTTTTTGTACGCAACGCGTGCACAATTTGGCTGGTGTCCCGGGGTGGATGAAACGCAGTTCGTACCGAGGAGCAAAGCGACGACAGATGCGCAGCATCCATCCAGCCCGCGGTGGTTGAGTTCCGAGACCGCAGGTCGACAAGGCCGGTGCCTCGAGAACCAAAACCGTTTTGATTTAAGAACAAAGGATAGCCCCAATTGCCCTTATTATGATAGATTGCCTTAAGTAGTGCCTGTGGATATGGATAAGGAACATTTTGTTGAAGCAGCCTTCATGGGAAAAAGAAGGAAAATCCCCTAAACCGAGCGTGTTAAAGTCGTCATGATCTCCCTAAGTAATTTATTGAGCTTGGTATTACTTCTTTTCCTGCTCTCACTGCAATTAAACGGAGAAAACAGAGTAGTAGTCAGAGCGCAAGCTACTAAGAAATTCATTCAAGCC
This genomic stretch from Opitutia bacterium ISCC 52 harbors:
- a CDS encoding ribose-phosphate pyrophosphokinase codes for the protein MTEEEALITPNKLKVFSCNSNIPLAEEICDYLGIPLGAAEVTKFPNGESFAKINENIRGRDVFIIQSICYPPNQHLMELLIFIDAARRASASRITAVIPFFGYARQDRKDQPRVPITSKLVANLLVCAGANRILTMDLHAQQIVGFFDVPVDHLYASPVFYEYLLTHTDTENTVVISPDVGSMKMAAAYANILGCPFGVVAKKRIDAANVEAESVVGDVEGKEVLIVDDITETAGTLTAAAEIVRAHGATKVRACVSHGVLNEYAHKRLKDGPLDELITTNSTPVDAGDTGVPVTVISIAELMGKAIMRTHLSESVSSLFRLKTKDGSESNAG
- the lpxD gene encoding UDP-3-O-(3-hydroxymyristoyl)glucosamine N-acyltransferase; this encodes MTSPISIKGSWEGEINGIASLDSAQAGDLSFLSGKKYRKAVPDCKASVLILPEDYECDPSKEQIYLLHGNPSRAIDLICENIQHQLSPKRESGVHDTASIHDSVQLADSVFVGPFAVIEEGAKVGENSEIHAHAYVGPFAELGDDCVLKPRATIMDYCKLGSDCIVHSGAVIGSEGFGYETVDGQHLRSPQVGIVVLEDHVDVGSNTTIDRARFDETRIGQGTKIDNQVQIAHNVTIGKGCFLAAQVGVAGSTSIGDFVLLGGKSGVSGHLSIGDFCQIGGSTNVYSNLPAKSFVSGDPAMPYFQAQKFNVLRKKLPDLFRRVDKLETHPTSDP
- a CDS encoding OmpH family outer membrane protein, which codes for MKTFLLSVALVALPFALVQQAVAEHSIMTIDVATLYDNYYKTKEAGDKIQGRFDTAKAQLDEMIASGETEVEAYKTMIEQAQNPALSDEARIEAEKDADLQMEKIRSMQQEVQMFRQSTNSQLSQQQATQRQFMLEEIKTVILEVAQQKGADLVFDISTGTNIGLPSVIYANPAWDTTDEVLDVLNADAPVAPVDEPAN
- the bamA gene encoding outer membrane protein assembly factor BamA — translated: MSLVTRLTQALILAIPLLGATYLAAQLPQRDVTIGKVEIEFIGVQNVNEAVLRSNMQVRSGMPYSEAIVDDSLRSLYSTGLFEYIDVKQREVDADTKDLIFRVKSKYRVLAIYYDGNYRIKEKRLRKEISTRANASLNERLVKEDSQKLFEFYQKRGFTQASIDYSIDRDPDTGFGEITFTIDEGPKVRVSEINFVGAQEIKNKKLIKQMKTRPWNWISWLTGSGKLDETQFEEDLIEALAYAREEGFLDADIAEDQIEYDYSREGRLVINIPFTEGKQYHIGRISVTGNELFPSDLLVQGIEIKEGDVFAPEEIDEANEALSDFYGSVGYLDCRINVQRIPNLETGAIDLEFAVTEGERFRVESIVIEGNTKTKSVVILRELSLAPGMPFDLVRMKVSKQRLENTRWFDDAGGVEVTDEPTNIPQRRNFKVTVKEGRTGNFTFGAGFSSIQRAVGFIEITQGNFDLFNFRSFFQGDGQKLRIRLEAGSRSSQMSIYFEEPYFLDNYFYQLAFGFQIYNQESDFLSTLYQETRAGFEVFVRKRLFGLIEGRIGYGLEDVTLDFFSQIPFAFRNFFKEEELDLRRNEINSTVSRVSVALARDTRDKLLFTTKGMRLQLINTVAGGPLGGTQDFGKVEFLGATWIPTFELGQGILLDMRAGVGFGYDDTKRLPFAEQYFLGGPNTVRGYDYRMVGPVDMGEPLRDPFGGIFRDENGNPRYRSFPTFEPKGGQTYAMFTAEYFYSISEQVRISAFYDGGLVNRGFVDFGMDWWSDNVGVGITLMVMGTPLRLDYAIPMNSTTIKDEFGELIYTNDEGAQFNFNFGTRF
- the dnaB gene encoding replicative DNA helicase; translation: MPHNVEAEQGLLASCILDSSEVLPLCLERNLPAEGFYVATHQIIYESIVSLYEKKTAVDEILLAEELANKNQLEMVGGIPGINQIMDRIETTAHANHFLDIVRTKYLLRRLIRSSTHTVERCFEEQENLAEFLQAVETEIFEIGMDKSEDASRDISTTIDAAVAMVHSFLEGKGSMRGVSTGLKDLDALTLGMQKSNMIVLAARPSMGKTSLAMNIAESVATAKGEEGSPTIIFSLEMSHQDLGMRLLCARARVSMSRLQDGFCSAEEKQLLAEAAIELKKAPIVIDDSSNITIMELRAKSRRIASRIQNKYGRSVGLVVVDYLQLLAGTNPSVGREQQISEISRGIKGLAKELEVPVIVLSQLNRDMEKEKRKPRLSDLRESGSIEQDADVVLLLSKPKDSEDEFQTIGNVADLIVAKQRNGPVGELKLTFRKEYTRFENYSPQSDHESGY
- the rplI gene encoding 50S ribosomal protein L9, giving the protein MATADVLLLKPVEGLGAEGDEAKVKAGFARNYLIPQKIAVPLTASNRKQIESLKVARASREAKDIQEAEALKGRIEGIHIAVQVRAGEEGKMFGAVTAKDLLEHITEAGIELDRKQIQLKTPIKELGKHTIEIKLHPEVVVDFEFEVVPLHEDEE
- the ssb gene encoding single-stranded DNA-binding protein; amino-acid sequence: MASFNKVILMGNLTRDPELRVTASGLSICKLSMATNRVYQTKDGERKEEVTYVDIDAFGRQAETISKYMSKGRALLVEGRLKLDSWETPQGEKRSKLGVVLENFQFTGDRGGSGGDSNEGGSHVERNSPPPRVAEPKAPADDIEEDDVPF
- a CDS encoding 30S ribosomal protein S6, coding for MTLIKSTYKTTIILDTREQEKSVPELLEDVKEKLATIDATVTKENDLGRREFVRVTDRHFTAGHYFELTVEAPGSFADDVQTKFRLDKVVYRIIVQS
- the pth gene encoding aminoacyl-tRNA hydrolase, producing the protein MSVSVIAGLGNPGKSYQDTRHNVGFQVVDAYVEKLGGSWKEEAKFLSNIYTWKRGPRKVHFIKPQTFMNLSGDALSKLLNYFKIPLEELVVVYDDINLDLGRLKINQDGGAGGHNGIEDLFNKVGRRFIRFRVGLGGKYPPEVDLADFVLGKFSKSETDVIKHQMDHYHQALDLLLHRGVTIAMNQFNKRKAKHDAH
- a CDS encoding 50S ribosomal protein L25; translation: MSELSISVDARQDIGRGANRRLRNTGRFPGVIYSKGESRSVSLDSKEFAKLQKDLLGITPLVTLMEGKEEVMALVQEVQRHPIKDYYIHVDFHEVTRGEEITAQASLHYLGEPAGVKNDGGTLETQLHEVEVRSRPSDIPNFIEVDVSGLNVGDSLHVSDLPAIEGVTFITHEDTLIASVAGAMREEEPEAEVAEAAAEGDSGAQEKTDEDASEEGES